The Amaranthus tricolor cultivar Red isolate AtriRed21 chromosome 6, ASM2621246v1, whole genome shotgun sequence genome has a segment encoding these proteins:
- the LOC130815488 gene encoding protein NRT1/ PTR FAMILY 5.5-like isoform X2 — protein sequence MWADVFAYYVLWMMMVYLTDVWKLDFTHAAAIINIWRGSALVLPLLFVHLADAFLGNLCTLLLTSLSYTLGLGLLWMSTPPVLSKINENCTEYKPECIGDQQKQLFYAALALIAVGMAGHLTSLPSFMAEQTQLIENEFMATATRAEEQGGGSGCCLVCRSMLGGFMGILIPIIGLIIVTYVKPWGVQFGVSALFALGSLVVFLSGIFSYNYVSPQGSELTIVFRVFVAAFRKMFCRCPQDVNQLYESNDVGGAENHAFLLHTKSLRCLDKAAIILPQPTLEEQQQQRWKLCRVTEVEATKISIRMIPLWITIILCGLVSAIGDTYFLQQATSLNRKLGRIKLPLIFLLWFYDQSKSLFTKIFVMAASITTLFGRQTSTRRYVSSIGIAISIMFSVLCCIAAAKVETRRLETARNHGLIDKPDNEKVGMSMFWLLPQFALLGGLDGIREFSVGYLVNDQAPNSMIKYFNYVSMGSFGVGIMGSAVSVYVVGRISKKISGINWFQSTLNKSRLDNYYWVLAALSAVNLVGFVLLAWFYRYREPTDEELEEPEFEETETNLFNHIE from the exons ATGTGGGCGGATGTGTTTGCATATTATGTGCtgtggatgatgatggtatATTTGACTGATGTATGGAAGCTTGATTTCACACATGCTGCTGCAATTATTAATATATGGAGGGGATCTGCTTTAGTCTTACCACTCTTATTTGTCCATTTAGCTGACGCTTTCCTGGGCAACCTTTGCACCTTACTCCTCACCAGTCTCTCCTATACTCTG GGACTTGGGTTGCTATGGATGTCAACACCACCAGTGCTATCAAAAATAAACGAAAACTGCACAGAATACAAACCAGAATGCATAGGAGACCAACAAAAACAACTCTTCTACGCAGCATTAGCTCTAATAGCCGTCGGAATGGCCGGTCATTTAACCTCCTTACCCTCATTCATGGCAGAACAAACACAATTAATAGAAAACGAATTTATGGCGACTGCAACACGAGCAGAAGAACAAGGTGGTGGGTCAGGATGTTGCCTTGTTTGTCGATCTATGCTTGGTGGGTTTATGGGTATCTTGATCCCAATTATAGGACTCATAATTGTGACCTATGTTAAGCCTTGGGGAGTTCAGTTTGGTGTTAGTGCTCTGTTTGCTTTGGGTTCATTAGTTGTGTTCTTAAGTGGCATATTCTCGTACAATTATGTTTCACCTCAAGGAAGTGAACTTACTATTGTGTTTCGTGTGTTTGTTGCTGCGTTTCGTAAGATGTTTTGTAGATGTCCTCAAGATGTGAACCAGCTTTACGAGAGCAATGATGTTGGTGGAGCTGAAAATCATGCTTTCTTGCTTCATACCAAAAGTCTTag GTGTCTAGATAAAGCAGCTATCATCCTACCACAACCAACCCTAGAAGAGCAACAGCAACAAAGATGGAAACTATGCAGAGTAACAGAAGTAGAAGCAACCAAAATTTCCATACGCATGATTCCCTTATGGATTACCATCATACTTTGTGGGTTAGTATCCGCCATTGGAGACACATACTTTCTACAACAAGCAACATCACTTAACCGCAAATTAGGCCGCATCAAACTCCCTCTAATCTTCCTCTTATGGTTCTACGACCAATCAAAATCCCTTTTCACCAAAATCTTTGTCATGGCAGCATCAATTACCACTCTATTCGGCCGCCAAACATCAACTAGACGCTACGTTTCATCAATTGGAATCGCAATCTCGATCATGTTTTCGGTCTTATGCTGCATCGCAGCAGCAAAAGTCGAGACACGAAGGCTCGAAACGGCCCGAAATCATGGGTTAATCGACAAGCCCGATAATGAAAAAGTGGGTATGAGTATGTTTTGGTTATTACCACAATTTGCATTGCTTGGTGGGTTAGATGGGATTAGAGAATTTAGTGTTGGGTATTTAGTGAATGATCAAGCTCCTAATAGTATGATTAAGTACTTTAATTATGTGTCAATGGGTAGTTTTGGTGTAGGTATTATGGGAAGTGCTGTTTCTGTGTATGTTGTAGGAAGGATTAGTAAGAAAATTAGTGGGATTAATTGGTTCCAAAGTACATTAAATAAGAGTCGTTTAGATAATTATTATTGGGTTTTAGCTGCATTAAGTGCGGTTAATCTTGTGGGTTTTGTTTTGTTGGCTTGGTTTTATAGATACAGAGAACCAACAGATGAAGAGTTGGAAGAACCAGAATTTGAAGAGACTGAAACTAATTTGTTCAACCATATTGAATGA
- the LOC130815488 gene encoding protein NRT1/ PTR FAMILY 5.5-like isoform X1 gives MRTFFRIAGIMWADVFAYYVLWMMMVYLTDVWKLDFTHAAAIINIWRGSALVLPLLFVHLADAFLGNLCTLLLTSLSYTLGLGLLWMSTPPVLSKINENCTEYKPECIGDQQKQLFYAALALIAVGMAGHLTSLPSFMAEQTQLIENEFMATATRAEEQGGGSGCCLVCRSMLGGFMGILIPIIGLIIVTYVKPWGVQFGVSALFALGSLVVFLSGIFSYNYVSPQGSELTIVFRVFVAAFRKMFCRCPQDVNQLYESNDVGGAENHAFLLHTKSLRCLDKAAIILPQPTLEEQQQQRWKLCRVTEVEATKISIRMIPLWITIILCGLVSAIGDTYFLQQATSLNRKLGRIKLPLIFLLWFYDQSKSLFTKIFVMAASITTLFGRQTSTRRYVSSIGIAISIMFSVLCCIAAAKVETRRLETARNHGLIDKPDNEKVGMSMFWLLPQFALLGGLDGIREFSVGYLVNDQAPNSMIKYFNYVSMGSFGVGIMGSAVSVYVVGRISKKISGINWFQSTLNKSRLDNYYWVLAALSAVNLVGFVLLAWFYRYREPTDEELEEPEFEETETNLFNHIE, from the exons ATGAGGACTTTTTTCCGGATAGCag GAATAATGTGGGCGGATGTGTTTGCATATTATGTGCtgtggatgatgatggtatATTTGACTGATGTATGGAAGCTTGATTTCACACATGCTGCTGCAATTATTAATATATGGAGGGGATCTGCTTTAGTCTTACCACTCTTATTTGTCCATTTAGCTGACGCTTTCCTGGGCAACCTTTGCACCTTACTCCTCACCAGTCTCTCCTATACTCTG GGACTTGGGTTGCTATGGATGTCAACACCACCAGTGCTATCAAAAATAAACGAAAACTGCACAGAATACAAACCAGAATGCATAGGAGACCAACAAAAACAACTCTTCTACGCAGCATTAGCTCTAATAGCCGTCGGAATGGCCGGTCATTTAACCTCCTTACCCTCATTCATGGCAGAACAAACACAATTAATAGAAAACGAATTTATGGCGACTGCAACACGAGCAGAAGAACAAGGTGGTGGGTCAGGATGTTGCCTTGTTTGTCGATCTATGCTTGGTGGGTTTATGGGTATCTTGATCCCAATTATAGGACTCATAATTGTGACCTATGTTAAGCCTTGGGGAGTTCAGTTTGGTGTTAGTGCTCTGTTTGCTTTGGGTTCATTAGTTGTGTTCTTAAGTGGCATATTCTCGTACAATTATGTTTCACCTCAAGGAAGTGAACTTACTATTGTGTTTCGTGTGTTTGTTGCTGCGTTTCGTAAGATGTTTTGTAGATGTCCTCAAGATGTGAACCAGCTTTACGAGAGCAATGATGTTGGTGGAGCTGAAAATCATGCTTTCTTGCTTCATACCAAAAGTCTTag GTGTCTAGATAAAGCAGCTATCATCCTACCACAACCAACCCTAGAAGAGCAACAGCAACAAAGATGGAAACTATGCAGAGTAACAGAAGTAGAAGCAACCAAAATTTCCATACGCATGATTCCCTTATGGATTACCATCATACTTTGTGGGTTAGTATCCGCCATTGGAGACACATACTTTCTACAACAAGCAACATCACTTAACCGCAAATTAGGCCGCATCAAACTCCCTCTAATCTTCCTCTTATGGTTCTACGACCAATCAAAATCCCTTTTCACCAAAATCTTTGTCATGGCAGCATCAATTACCACTCTATTCGGCCGCCAAACATCAACTAGACGCTACGTTTCATCAATTGGAATCGCAATCTCGATCATGTTTTCGGTCTTATGCTGCATCGCAGCAGCAAAAGTCGAGACACGAAGGCTCGAAACGGCCCGAAATCATGGGTTAATCGACAAGCCCGATAATGAAAAAGTGGGTATGAGTATGTTTTGGTTATTACCACAATTTGCATTGCTTGGTGGGTTAGATGGGATTAGAGAATTTAGTGTTGGGTATTTAGTGAATGATCAAGCTCCTAATAGTATGATTAAGTACTTTAATTATGTGTCAATGGGTAGTTTTGGTGTAGGTATTATGGGAAGTGCTGTTTCTGTGTATGTTGTAGGAAGGATTAGTAAGAAAATTAGTGGGATTAATTGGTTCCAAAGTACATTAAATAAGAGTCGTTTAGATAATTATTATTGGGTTTTAGCTGCATTAAGTGCGGTTAATCTTGTGGGTTTTGTTTTGTTGGCTTGGTTTTATAGATACAGAGAACCAACAGATGAAGAGTTGGAAGAACCAGAATTTGAAGAGACTGAAACTAATTTGTTCAACCATATTGAATGA